Genomic segment of Kibdelosporangium phytohabitans:
GGGCCGAGTGGATCGCTTCCGTCGCCAACATCGACTGGCCGTCACGACCGGGGCTGACGGCCACCGAACAACGCGCGGAGCTGGTCGGCTGGTTCGACGGGGCGGTCTCGCGCCGGTTGAACACAGTCGTGCTGCAGGTGCGGCCGACCGCGGACGCTTTCTGGCCGTCTCCGTTCGAACCGTGGTCGGAGTGGCTGACCGGCGTCCAGGGGCAGGATCCCGGGTACGACCCGCTGGCGTTCGCCGTGGCGGAGGCGCACCGGCGCGGCCTGGAACTGCACGCGTGGTTCAACCCGTACCGGGTGGCGGTGCACGCCGACCCGAGCCGGTTGCGACCCGACCACCCGGCGCGCACGCATCCGGACTGGGTCGTCCCGTACGGTGGGAAGCTCTACTACAACCCGGGAATCCCCGAGGTCCGGCGGTTCGCCGAGGACGCGATCATGGACGCCGTGCAGCGCTACGACATCGACGGCGTGCACTTCGACGACTACTTCTACCCGTACCCGGTCGCTGGTCAGCAGTTCGACGACGAAGCGACCTACCAGCGGTACGGTTCCGCGTTCCCGGTCAAGGCGGACTGGCGGCGCGCCACCATCGACCTCCTGGTCGCCGAGCTGTCCACCCGGATCCACCGGGCCAAGCCGTGGGTGAAGTTCGGGATCAGCCCGTTCGCCGTGTGGCGCAACAAGGGCACCGATCCGGCCGGATCGGACACCACCGCGGGCGTGCAGACGTACGACGACCTCGCCGCGGACACCCGCAAATGGGTGCGGGAGCGGTGGATCGACTACGTCGCACCGCAGGTCTACTGGAACATCGGGTTCCCGGCGGCCGACTACGCCAAGGTGGTCGCCTGGTGGTCGTCCCAAGCAGACGGCACACCGGTGCACCTCTACATCGGCCAGGCCAACCACAAGGTGGGCGTGTCGGCCCAGTCACCGGCGTGGAACGATCCGGCAGAGTTGTCCGAACACCTGACGTTCAACCGGTCCCACCCGCAGGTGCGGGGTGATGTGTTCTTCTCCGCCAAGGACGTCCGCGCCAATCGACTGGCGCACATGGACGTCCTTCAAGCCCAGCACTACACGCGTCCGGCGATGATCCCCGTGATGGATCAGCGCGGCGGCAAAGCGCCGCATCACCCGATCCTCGTCAGCGCGCGCAGAAGCGACGCCGGTGTCCGCCTGGATTGGGTTTCCGACCCGCGTACCGCGTACTTCGCCGTGTACCGGTTCGACGGGACGGCGGCCTGCGACTTGGCCGACGCCACGCACCTGGTGACCGTCGCCCGCGCGAAAGCCGGCATCGTCCAGTCGTTCGACGATACCGGCGTGCAACCGGGCCGCGATCACACCTACGTCGTGACCAGTCTCGACCGCCTGCACCACGAGAGCGGACCCAGCAATCCCAAACACAGGTGACTGCCGCCGCACCAGGGGTCAAGTGGTGGTGCGACGGCAGTCGTTCAGGTGCGCCTTGCTTACGCGGCAGGCGGCATCAGAACCGAGTCGATGATGTAGACGGTGGCGTTGGCGGTCTTGACGTTGCCGCAGACGACCTTGGCGCCGCCGGTGCCGATGGTGAAGTCCTGCCCGCTGCCCGAGGTGGTCAGCTTGCCCTTCTCGACGGTGTCGAAGCTACCGGCGGCCAGGTCGGCGGTGGTGACCGTCTTCGGCACGACGTGGTAGGTCAGGACCTTGGTCAGCAGTGCCTTGTCGGCCAGCACCTTGTCCAGGTCGGCCTTGGGCAGCTTGGCGAACGCCTCGTTGCTCGGCGCGAACACGGTGACGCCCTTCAGACCGTTGAGCGTGTCGACCAGACCGGCCTGCTTGACCGCGGTGACCAGAGTGGACAGCGCCGGGTTGTTGGACGCGGCGGTCGCGACCGGGTCCATGGCCATGCCCTGGAAGCTACCGGGGCCGTCCTTCGGGATCGACGCACAGGCCGCACCGAACTGCTCGGCGGGCATCAGCACGCTGTCGACGAGGTAGACGGTGGCGTTGCCGGTCTTGACGTTGCCGCAGACCACGTTGGCGTCGCCGACCTTGTACGACTCGCCGCTGCCGGAGGTGGTGATCGAGTCCTTGGCCAGTGTGTCGAAGGTGCCCGAGGCGAGGTCGGTGGGGCTGACGGTCTTGCCGACCACGTGGTGGGTCAGGACCTTGGTCAGCATCTCCTTGTCGGCCAGCACCTTGTCCAGGTCGGCCTTGGGGATCTTGGCGAACGCCTCGTTGGTCGGGGCGAACACCGTGATGTCCTTGGCGCTGTTGAGCGTGTCGACCAGGCCTGCCTGCTTCACGGCGGTGACCAGAGTGGACAGAACCGGGTTGTTCGACGCGGCGGTCGCGACCGGGTCCTTCGCCATTCCGTCGAAGCTACCGGGGCCGTCCTTGGGCACAGCGCCACACGCCGGACCGAACTGGGCGGCCATCGCGGCAGAAGTGGGCGGTGCCTGCGAGGGCTGGTTGCCTGAGGACGCGGTGTCGCTGGATCCGCACGCGGCCATGGTCATCAGGGCGACGCCACCGATGACCGCAGCGGCTGAACGTGGCAAGCGCATGATGTGATCTCCTTGGGGATTTTCGAAGCTCTGCACCGTATTCGGCGTCGAGGTGAACCCGGATTGGCGGTGCGGGAACATTTCTCCCCGTCACCCGATCGTGTATCAGTTCTGGACGGTGAACGTGGTGGAGTGCCACCCGGTCGCACCGTCGGGAATGGGCGCGACACGTTGATCGGTCTGGGTGTACCCCGCTTTGTCCGTCGCACGGCATTCCACGGTGTGCACGCCCGGCCCGAGTTCGATGTCCACCTGCCACATCCGCCAGGTGCTGGTGTTCACCTCGGTTGCCAGCCGCGCGGTCACCCATTCGCCCTGGTCAGCGCGAACTTCGACCTTCGCGACGCCCCGCGGTTGCGCCCACGCGATACCGGCGACGGTGATCTTCCCCGGTTTGACCGTCGACAGTCCGGCCGGCACGTCGATGCGCGACTGGGTCTTGATCGGGGCTTTCTGGCCCCAGTTTCGCTTGAGCCAGTAGGACTGCTTGTCGGCGAACTTGTTGAACTCCATGTCCACCACCCATTTGGTGGCCGACACGAACCCGTACAACCCCGGCACCACCATCCGCGCGGGGAAGCCGTGCTCAGCGGGCAGCGGTTCGCCGTTCATCCCGATTGCCAGCAGTCCCCTGTCCAGCACGTCCGCGACCGGCGTGCCACACGTCCACCCGTCCACGCTGGTGGAGAACAGCTGCTCAGCGCCCGGTTTCACACCCGCTTCGGCCAGCACGTCCTTCAGCGGCACACCGATGAAGTTCGAGGTCGACACGTACGGCCCACCGACCTCATTGGACACACAGGTCATCGTGATCGTCTGCTCGACCAGGCGCATCCGCCGGATGTCCTCGAAGCGCAGCATCACTTCCCGGTCGACGGCGCCGTGGATCCGCAGCACGTAGTCCTCGGCGCGCAGCCGGGGCACGTTGAGCAGCGTGTCGATCCGGTAGAAGTCCCGGTTGGACGTGATGAACCTCGGTGTGCCCAGCTGGGGGAAGTCGGCTCCGGCCGGGATCGCGGGCGCCCTGGTCGCCGGGACGAGATCACCGACGGCCGAGCGGGACCCCTCGATGTCGACGTTGTCGGCCAGCAACTGCCCGCCCACACCGGCCACACCGACACCCACTGCCACACCGGCACTGGTGTACATGAACTGCCGCCGGTTCATTCCCTGCTCGCTCACCTCGGTCGTCCGGGACGCGAGGTTGTGCAGCCAGAGGAAAACGGTTGCGCCGACCAGCAAACTGGCGACCGGCGCGAGGACGTCGACGAAGTCGGTGTCCGGCCTTGTGAGCACGGCCACGATTCCCACGACGCCCAGTGCGGCCGCGAGGGCCACACCGGGCAGCGGCCGGCGCCGTGAAACGAGCCCGGCGGCTGCGCCGAACAGCACCAGCACCACCGCCATACCGCCGAGCAGGACCAGCTTGTCGTTGGTCCCGAAGTTGCGGACGGCGAAGTCCTTGAGCGGCGCGGGCGTCAGGTCGATCGCTGTGTTGCCGACCGCGTAGAAGGGTGACGCGTTCGGGTTCAGCACACCGGCGACGAGGTGCCCGGCCGCCAGCGCGGCGAGGACCGCGAGCAGGCCGACCAGGATCGCCTTGTGGACGCGGAGTTTGCCGCGGCTGGGACTGGGGGCGTGGTCGTGGTCCATGCCAGCCATTCGTCACCGGTCCGGTCGCGGATGGTGATCGGCCGGAGTTTTCTCCAAGATCCTTTCTGGACGGATTCGGCCGGCTGCGCTCGTCGGTGTGCTGGTCAGCAGGTTGTGCCCGCCGAAGCGCACTCGTAGACGGATGCGTACCCGGTTCAGGCCCGTGCAGCGAGCAACCCGAGGTTTCCGCACGCGAGATGTGGGTATCCCTTCGCACCGAAATGGGGCCGTCGGACGCTCCAGTTCGGCGCCGGACTGGTGACTTGTGACCCGTGTGACAGCCGACCAGTCACATGACTCATCGGAGCACCGGTTTCCCGGATGCACACTTCCGGCGTACCTGTCCGGACTCCAGCTTGGCGGGTAGTGCGTTGCAAACCATTCGTTGTGCTCGCTGCGCTGATCGGCGTCACCGCCATGATCAGCCCCGTGGCGGCGGCTCCCGACCCAGGAGGTGGCTGTCACACACGGCGTCAAGCCGACCATCGTGGTGGTGCACGGCGCGTTCGCCGACTCGTCCGGGTGGAACGGTGTGATCGAGCGGTTGGAGCGGCGCGGCTACAACGTGATCGCGCCACCGACCCGTTGCGGTGTGCGTGCCGACGCCGGTTACATCGGCAGTGTCGTGTCCACTTTGCCTGGTCCGGTCCTGCTCGTCGGGCACTCGTACGGCGGCATGGTGATCAGCAACGTCAGGGTCGACCAGCCGAGGGTCAAGGGGCTGGTCTACGTCGCGGCGTTCGCGCCGAACCCGGGTGCGAGCGCTTTCGGGATCACCGGCTCCAAGCCGGGCCGCCTGCTCCCGCCGAACACGCTCCAACCGCCTTTCCCTCCTGGTCGCACAGGCTTCGGCGCGACCAGGCGACCCGGGAATCGGCAAGACCGCGCTGATCGACGCCGCAGTGGACCGTGCTCGCGAAGAAGGTGTACGGGTGCTGACCGTGTGCGGCAGCGAGGCGGAGACCGACCTGCCGTTCGCTGGTCTGCACCAGCTCCTGCTCCCGGTCCGCGGCAGGCGGATGCGCTGCCCGGGCAGGCAACGAGCGGCCTTGCGCAACGCGTTCGGCATCGGGGCCGACCTCGGACAGCCGGACAAGACGGCCATCAGCATGGCGGTGCTGACGCTGCTGTCGGACGTCGCCGACACGGGTCCGCTGCTGCTGGTCGCCGCCGACGCCCGATGGCTCGACACCGGCACGTGTGACGTGCTCGCGTTCCTCGCCCGCAGGCTGGAGGGCGAGCCGATCGCGCTGCTGGTGGCCGCCCGGGGCACGCTCCTGCCGCCGCGGATCCACCACCGGTTGCCCCAGCACGTCGTCCAGCCCCTGGCCCCGGCGGACGCGGAACGCGTGCTCGACCTGCAACCGGCCCCGCCGACCGGCTCCGTCCGCCGCCGGATCCTCGCGGAGGCCGCGGGCAACCCGCTGGCGCTGGGCGAGCTGGCCAAAGCCGTGGCGCGGGACGGCACCGTGCGACGAGGGGACCTGCCGCTCACCGAACTCATCGAGCGGACGTTCGCCACACACGTCACCGAACTCATCGAGGCGACGCGACACTCCCTCGTGACCGCGGCCTTCGCGGACACCGGCGACCTGTCGCTCGTGCACGCGGTGGTCAACCCCTGCTCGGACAGGGCGGAGGTCGTCGCCCGGCTCCGGGCCGCGACCGAGATTCCGCACAGTGACCCGAGTCTGCTCGACACGTTGGGCATGCCGGCGCACAGGCGGGCCAACTCTCGGCAGGGCACGGACGCTGGGCGCTCGGGATGGCCTCGCTCGCCGAAGGCGATCCGCAGACCGCGTACCGGCACCTGCGGGGACTGTTCGACTCGGCCGGCGCGCCGGTCCACTACCACTGGTCCTACTACGGGATCGCCGACCTCGCTTCCGCGGCACGATTCCACACAGCGCACGATGTGAACCCGATCGTGGCTGCGCCGCAAGCGCCGCATCGCGGAAGCACGGACGAACCTGCTCGCAGCGCCCACCAGTTTCGAACGGCTGGGCGCCGATCCGTGGACCGAACGGGCACGAACCGAACCACGCGCGGCCGGTGTCGCGGTCAACCCAGGCAAGCGGAGTGCACTGGACACGCTCTCGCAGCAGCGGCAGCAGATCGTGCGACTGGCCGCCGAGGGCTTGACGAACAAGGAGATCGGCGACCGCCTGTACCTGTCACACCGCACAGTCGGATTCCACCTGTACAAGGCTTTCCCGCCTTGGGCGTGACCACCCGGGCTCAGCTGCGCGACGCGATTCGCTGAAGGCGCGGGTGCCTGGCATTGAGCACGTGCGCCTGGTCGTGGATCATGGTCGACTATGCGGATCCTCGGCTATTTGGACGCCTTCCGGCCGCCGGTACCGGCCGAAACACTGGTCGACCGGATGGACATCGTCGACGATCCGGCGTTCTGGCCGTTCTTCCTCGCGTTCGTCAACGCCACGAACTCCCCGTTCGACGCGTTCGACATCGATCCCGCAGACTCGAGCGCGCTGGACAGCGTGCTGACCGACGAGAGCCGGTGGCCGGTTTTCACCATCCCGGTCGGGGACGGCCACCGCGTACGGATCGTGCTGAACAACCTCCCGGATGACCCGAGTGTCGAATACCTGCTGGACCCGGCCGACGGCGGCAACGCCGTGCACTTCGCCAATCTCGACGGGCATTTCCGTGGCCCCGGCATGTCCTGGGCTGAGCTGACGGCCACTTCGCTGCAACCCGATCCGGTGCTGAGCCCCGCCGAACGCATGCTGTTCCTGCTCCCGTCCCTCGGCGACACCGAGACTCCCGCCACAGCCCCGCGCATCATCGCCGCTGCTCTCACCTCCGTCGGAGCCACACAATCCCAAGAGGCCCTCGCTGTCGAACTGATCGAGGCGCCCCATTTCTGGTTGCCGGTCACGTGGCGAACCACGGACGGCGTGACGTGGTGTTCGGGAACGCATGCCCTCCGCACCAAGGACAACCCCGCTCTACGGCTGTTCGGTGCGGCTTTCAGCTGACGTCAGGCCGTGTTCGTAGGCGTAGATCACGATGTGCACCCGGGTGCGCAGGCCGAGTTTGCCGAGGATGCGAGCGACGTGGGTCTTCACCGTTCCTTCGCCGATGGTGAGGCGACGGGCTATCTCCGCGTTGGTGAGGCCGTGGGCCACGTGTCTGAGGACTTCGCTTTCCCTGTCCGTCAGGCTGTCCAGTTCCGTCGTCGCCGGGTGGGGTGCGAGTTCGGCGAACCGGCCGATCAGCCGCCCGGTCACCTGGGGATCGATCAGGCCGTGGCCTCTGTGGACGGCTCGGATCGCGTCGAGCAGCAGCGCCGGGTCGCTGTCCTTGAGCAGGAAGCCCGCTGCCCCGGCGCGCAGTGCGCCGAACAGGTAGTCGTCCAGGTCGAACGTGGTCAGTGTCAGCACACGGCAGATGCCCGCCAACGCCGTGATCGCCGATATCCCGTCCAGGAACGGCATTCTGACGTCCATGATCACCACGTCCGGCCGGTGGTCCATCGCCATGGTCACGGCTTGCGCGCCGTTCGCCGCCTCCGCGACCACCGCGATGTCCGGCTCCGCCGACAGGATCGTGTGCAGGGCGTCGCGGACTTCGGGCTGGTCGTCGGCGATCAGGACACGGATCACCACCGGGCCACCGGCAGGCTCGCCTCGACCTTCCACCCGTGCCTCGTCGGTCCTATGTGGATCTTCCCGCCGAGCAGGCCGACGCGTTCGCGGATGCCCCGGATGCCGTTGCCCTCGGCGAACGCGGCCGGTGCTGTGCCGTTGTCGGTCACCAGGACGGCCAGGTTTTCGTGCTCTTGCCGCAGTCGTACGTGGATCCGGGTCGCGCTGGAGTGCCGGACCGCGTTGGTCAGCGCTTCCTGCACGATCCGGTACGCCGTCTGCCCGACCGACGGCGGCAGGCCCGTCGTCGAGCCGGACGTGGTGATCCGCAGGTCCGGCCCGGAAAGGCGGTCCGCGAGGCCGGGGATGTCCATCCGGACGTCCCGCACGAAGTCCCGTACCTCGCTCAGCGCCGTCGTGGACAGTTCCGCGATCGTCGACAGTGTCCGGTCGGCCGCCGCCGGGACGCGTCGGGCCGCGACCGCCTGCATCTTGATCGCCGTCAGGTGGTGGCCGACGCTGTCGTGCACGTCCCTGGCCAGCTGCGCGCGGTGCTCGGCGATCCGCAGCCGGGTCAGTTCCCGCTGCAGGCGGACGCCGTAGCCGACCCCGATCGGTGCCACACCCATGATCACCACGTCGGTGACCGGGAGGACCCCGGCCGGTGAGCCGGTCATCAGCCCGAACACGAATGTCCACGTCAGCGAC
This window contains:
- a CDS encoding glycoside hydrolase family 10 protein, yielding MKRPGLLAAVLVLTGALLGPVGPAVAAPAPCSAQSSQKVPKRQVRAEWIASVANIDWPSRPGLTATEQRAELVGWFDGAVSRRLNTVVLQVRPTADAFWPSPFEPWSEWLTGVQGQDPGYDPLAFAVAEAHRRGLELHAWFNPYRVAVHADPSRLRPDHPARTHPDWVVPYGGKLYYNPGIPEVRRFAEDAIMDAVQRYDIDGVHFDDYFYPYPVAGQQFDDEATYQRYGSAFPVKADWRRATIDLLVAELSTRIHRAKPWVKFGISPFAVWRNKGTDPAGSDTTAGVQTYDDLAADTRKWVRERWIDYVAPQVYWNIGFPAADYAKVVAWWSSQADGTPVHLYIGQANHKVGVSAQSPAWNDPAELSEHLTFNRSHPQVRGDVFFSAKDVRANRLAHMDVLQAQHYTRPAMIPVMDQRGGKAPHHPILVSARRSDAGVRLDWVSDPRTAYFAVYRFDGTAACDLADATHLVTVARAKAGIVQSFDDTGVQPGRDHTYVVTSLDRLHHESGPSNPKHR
- a CDS encoding fasciclin domain-containing protein; this encodes MRLPRSAAAVIGGVALMTMAACGSSDTASSGNQPSQAPPTSAAMAAQFGPACGAVPKDGPGSFDGMAKDPVATAASNNPVLSTLVTAVKQAGLVDTLNSAKDITVFAPTNEAFAKIPKADLDKVLADKEMLTKVLTHHVVGKTVSPTDLASGTFDTLAKDSITTSGSGESYKVGDANVVCGNVKTGNATVYLVDSVLMPAEQFGAACASIPKDGPGSFQGMAMDPVATAASNNPALSTLVTAVKQAGLVDTLNGLKGVTVFAPSNEAFAKLPKADLDKVLADKALLTKVLTYHVVPKTVTTADLAAGSFDTVEKGKLTTSGSGQDFTIGTGGAKVVCGNVKTANATVYIIDSVLMPPAA
- a CDS encoding molybdopterin-dependent oxidoreductase, translating into MDHDHAPSPSRGKLRVHKAILVGLLAVLAALAAGHLVAGVLNPNASPFYAVGNTAIDLTPAPLKDFAVRNFGTNDKLVLLGGMAVVLVLFGAAAGLVSRRRPLPGVALAAALGVVGIVAVLTRPDTDFVDVLAPVASLLVGATVFLWLHNLASRTTEVSEQGMNRRQFMYTSAGVAVGVGVAGVGGQLLADNVDIEGSRSAVGDLVPATRAPAIPAGADFPQLGTPRFITSNRDFYRIDTLLNVPRLRAEDYVLRIHGAVDREVMLRFEDIRRMRLVEQTITMTCVSNEVGGPYVSTSNFIGVPLKDVLAEAGVKPGAEQLFSTSVDGWTCGTPVADVLDRGLLAIGMNGEPLPAEHGFPARMVVPGLYGFVSATKWVVDMEFNKFADKQSYWLKRNWGQKAPIKTQSRIDVPAGLSTVKPGKITVAGIAWAQPRGVAKVEVRADQGEWVTARLATEVNTSTWRMWQVDIELGPGVHTVECRATDKAGYTQTDQRVAPIPDGATGWHSTTFTVQN
- a CDS encoding response regulator is translated as MVIRVLIADDQPEVRDALHTILSAEPDIAVVAEAANGAQAVTMAMDHRPDVVIMDVRMPFLDGISAITALAGICRVLTLTTFDLDDYLFGALRAGAAGFLLKDSDPALLLDAIRAVHRGHGLIDPQVTGRLIGRFAELAPHPATTELDSLTDRESEVLRHVAHGLTNAEIARRLTIGEGTVKTHVARILGKLGLRTRVHIVIYAYEHGLTSAESRTEQP
- a CDS encoding sensor histidine kinase; its protein translation is MLLSVAVCLPLVFVRRLPLSMAILSATVAMAGTGYDLHWPGRLVAVAGFCLAAFHRPRLAPVLVASLTWTFVFGLMTGSPAGVLPVTDVVIMGVAPIGVGYGVRLQRELTRLRIAEHRAQLARDVHDSVGHHLTAIKMQAVAARRVPAAADRTLSTIAELSTTALSEVRDFVRDVRMDIPGLADRLSGPDLRITTSGSTTGLPPSVGQTAYRIVQEALTNAVRHSSATRIHVRLRQEHENLAVLVTDNGTAPAAFAEGNGIRGIRERVGLLGGKIHIGPTRHGWKVEASLPVARW